Proteins encoded within one genomic window of Flavobacterium oreochromis:
- a CDS encoding tyrosine-type recombinase/integrase gives MINKASYKEELLILGYHKLSVEQRIRNINHFRRITQKEICQVNPSDIEKYVKHYQNKGLISHTIQGYYRSLEHYFSYLEREQLIKKNPFNYYELQLPKVKKTQREILTQQEIKQLYTKANLQETIILNLCYGCGLRAFEMEQITLKDIDTVQKTVTVQKGKNNKYRVIPLSEKINQDLINYLETIKHNTMKHQNILYNKAGTPLKRYTALMILKKLAIKANIKAKITLHGLRHSIATHLLENGVQLPQVQAFLGHSQMETTEIYTRISNYQLKKL, from the coding sequence ATGATAAATAAAGCATCGTATAAAGAAGAATTACTCATACTAGGATACCATAAATTATCAGTCGAACAACGAATAAGAAACATAAACCATTTTAGAAGAATCACCCAAAAAGAAATCTGCCAAGTCAATCCTTCAGATATAGAAAAATACGTTAAACATTATCAAAACAAAGGATTAATTAGCCACACCATACAAGGATATTATAGAAGTTTAGAACACTATTTTAGTTATTTAGAAAGAGAACAACTCATTAAAAAAAATCCATTTAATTATTATGAGCTACAACTCCCTAAAGTAAAAAAAACACAAAGAGAAATACTCACACAACAGGAAATAAAACAACTCTATACAAAAGCCAACTTACAAGAAACCATCATTTTAAATCTGTGTTATGGCTGTGGGCTTCGAGCCTTCGAAATGGAACAAATCACCTTAAAAGACATTGATACAGTTCAAAAAACAGTAACCGTTCAAAAAGGTAAAAACAATAAATACAGAGTCATTCCATTAAGTGAAAAAATAAACCAGGACCTAATCAATTATTTAGAAACCATAAAACACAACACAATGAAACATCAAAACATTTTATACAACAAAGCAGGCACCCCATTAAAAAGATATACCGCTTTAATGATACTAAAAAAACTAGCTATAAAAGCCAATATAAAAGCAAAAATAACCCTGCACGGTCTGCGTCATTCCATCGCAACTCATCTACTAGAAAACGGAGTACAACTCCCACAAGTACAAGCGTTTTTAGGACACTCACAAATGGAAACCACAGAAATATATACTAGAATAAGTAACTATCAACTCAAAAAATTATAA
- a CDS encoding DUF2158 domain-containing protein: MEEDFKIGDIVEFKTGSVKMMVLGVDNVHSFVRCEWFANNELRRLNVEKIHLKKCIDESQPTNGKSKNFSDLAPEVH, encoded by the coding sequence ATGGAAGAAGATTTTAAAATTGGAGACATTGTAGAATTTAAAACAGGAAGTGTTAAAATGATGGTTTTAGGAGTTGATAATGTTCATTCCTTTGTACGTTGTGAATGGTTCGCTAATAATGAATTACGCCGTTTAAATGTTGAAAAAATACATTTAAAAAAATGTATTGATGAAAGCCAACCCACAAACGGTAAGTCAAAAAACTTTTCAGATTTAGCTCCTGAGGTTCATTAA
- a CDS encoding tyrosine-type recombinase/integrase encodes MMTLKEYIQNHFSPSSHKSLYCCINKYQEHTINHEKATLNDILRYLKILRESNKKQRTIANHLHSIKVYYRYLQCIGIRKDHPIKKLILIDKIDKTIKTQNLYSTKQLEEYYNQTPKHKKLMVSLLIEQALTTSELIAIKVKDINQEKAEITIKNRTLPLKAYQIYLCTEYINYIEYIKEKKQEDYLFTTRTNKAYRENDISQLINKNRPKEKQITPLIIRQSVIKNLLGHHDVRVVQVFAGHKISSTTQQYKTTQFEELKAKINLLHPLQ; translated from the coding sequence ATGATGACTTTAAAAGAATACATTCAAAACCACTTTAGCCCATCCAGTCATAAAAGTTTATACTGTTGTATCAATAAGTACCAAGAGCATACCATTAATCACGAAAAAGCCACACTAAATGACATATTACGTTACTTAAAAATACTTAGAGAAAGCAACAAAAAACAAAGAACAATAGCTAATCATCTACATAGCATCAAAGTATATTATAGATATTTACAATGTATTGGTATTAGAAAAGATCATCCTATCAAAAAACTCATTTTAATAGATAAAATAGACAAAACCATAAAAACCCAAAATCTATATTCCACAAAACAATTAGAAGAGTATTACAATCAAACTCCTAAACATAAAAAACTAATGGTTAGTTTACTCATAGAACAAGCCCTGACCACTAGCGAACTTATTGCCATCAAAGTAAAAGACATCAATCAAGAAAAAGCAGAAATCACCATAAAAAACAGAACCCTACCCCTAAAAGCCTATCAAATATATCTTTGTACAGAATACATCAATTATATAGAATACATCAAAGAAAAAAAGCAAGAAGATTATTTATTTACCACCCGAACCAATAAAGCCTATAGAGAAAATGATATTAGCCAGCTCATCAATAAAAACCGACCTAAAGAAAAACAAATTACACCACTAATAATAAGGCAAAGCGTCATTAAAAATTTATTAGGACATCACGATGTAAGAGTAGTACAAGTCTTTGCAGGGCACAAAATAAGCAGTACCACACAACAATATAAAACAACGCAGTTCGAAGAACTAAAAGCAAAAATCAACCTTTTGCATCCACTACAATAA
- a CDS encoding helix-turn-helix domain-containing protein, which produces MSSFGKRLRECREVKNLSQKELANILNTSYSVIGKYERDEMNPSIDVAKKLATILDTTVGYLLGENQQSDLFKDPLMLKRFQDIATLPDKERECLLTTVDHFIKSAKISLM; this is translated from the coding sequence TAGAGAAGTAAAAAATCTATCTCAAAAAGAGTTAGCTAATATTTTAAATACTTCTTATTCTGTGATTGGAAAATATGAAAGAGATGAAATGAATCCTTCTATTGATGTGGCTAAAAAACTAGCTACTATTTTAGATACTACTGTAGGGTATTTATTAGGAGAAAACCAACAAAGCGATTTATTTAAAGATCCTTTAATGCTCAAAAGATTTCAAGATATAGCAACGCTTCCAGATAAAGAAAGAGAATGTTTGCTTACTACCGTTGACCACTTTATCAAATCGGCTAAAATTAGCTTGATGTAG